A window of the Butyricimonas virosa genome harbors these coding sequences:
- a CDS encoding RNA polymerase sigma-70 factor: MADNVCEIEVDKRIFTAVVQGDRDAFGDLFQKYYQVLCNYALTYLDDVSEVEDAVQDVFVYVWNNREVIVVDTSVKSYLFTSVKHRALNILKHRAVERSHGCLLVEFLEDLSQEEYSEEEAVQLEKIRQALQILPLQCRTVFMMSSLDGKKYREIAEELHISVNTVKSHVLKAYRTIREYVGVTTSSSFLLFVAYKVYSQESHRNAIE; the protein is encoded by the coding sequence ATGGCAGATAACGTGTGTGAAATAGAAGTAGATAAAAGGATATTTACGGCAGTTGTACAAGGAGACCGAGATGCTTTTGGTGATTTATTCCAGAAGTATTATCAGGTATTGTGCAATTATGCATTGACTTATCTGGATGATGTAAGTGAAGTAGAGGATGCTGTGCAGGATGTATTCGTCTATGTATGGAATAACCGGGAGGTAATTGTTGTGGATACTTCTGTGAAGTCTTATTTATTTACTTCTGTAAAACATAGAGCTTTGAATATTTTAAAGCATCGGGCAGTGGAACGTAGTCATGGTTGTTTGTTGGTTGAGTTTTTAGAAGATTTATCCCAAGAAGAATACTCCGAGGAAGAGGCTGTTCAATTGGAAAAAATTCGTCAGGCTCTCCAAATTTTACCATTACAATGTCGTACGGTGTTTATGATGAGTAGTTTGGATGGAAAGAAGTATAGGGAGATTGCAGAGGAGCTTCATATATCTGTTAATACCGTCAAATCACATGTATTGAAGGCTTATCGTACTATTCGTGAATACGTAGGGGTTACTACATCTTCTTCTTTTTTACTTTTTGTGGCCTATAAAGTCTATTCTCAAGAGAGTCATCGAAATGCGATAGAATAA
- a CDS encoding FecR family protein, whose product MKFQFSEDIWEKISLLWAKERRQEIEELDYSDEQVKELMKMLFQVRRACKPEKKQVYDVRRAWLNVVSRTEQQNTRKLIPWIFRYAAVLAVVICCVVLWFDQGNKNDYSVTAEVDSISSGTRKAELILANGKSVILDSDMNVHEMEISGMKFVNDDKNGELRYDGSFVVEDSSLMSYNTLCIPKGGEYSLQLPDGSRVWLNSETSIRFPVCFMKDRRKVYLSGEAYFEVTKNASAPFHVYVEGGEVTVLGTSFNVSAYKEDAIWQTTLVSGRVQVVTDDSKVVVKPTEQYSIDRQTGERVLKEVDTELYTSWVDGKFYFSAYAFEDIVRKLERWYDFTMNYQDEEIKRMHFSGTINKHRPLNEVLQFLEKTTDIHFEISGKNITVSKIKKG is encoded by the coding sequence ATGAAGTTTCAATTTTCAGAGGATATATGGGAGAAAATTTCTTTATTATGGGCTAAAGAGAGACGTCAGGAAATAGAAGAACTTGATTATTCCGACGAGCAGGTGAAGGAATTGATGAAAATGTTGTTTCAAGTTAGGAGAGCTTGTAAGCCGGAGAAAAAACAAGTGTATGATGTAAGGAGGGCTTGGTTGAATGTAGTGTCTAGAACAGAGCAACAAAATACCCGGAAGTTGATACCTTGGATATTTAGGTATGCGGCCGTGTTGGCAGTGGTAATATGTTGTGTTGTGTTATGGTTTGATCAAGGGAATAAAAATGATTATTCTGTAACTGCCGAGGTTGACTCAATTTCGTCGGGAACTCGGAAAGCAGAATTGATATTGGCGAACGGTAAGAGCGTGATTTTGGATTCGGACATGAATGTGCATGAGATGGAAATTTCTGGGATGAAGTTCGTTAATGATGATAAAAATGGCGAATTAAGATATGATGGATCTTTTGTTGTGGAGGATTCGAGTTTGATGTCTTATAATACTTTGTGTATCCCCAAAGGGGGAGAGTACTCGTTGCAATTACCTGATGGTTCTAGGGTGTGGCTGAACTCCGAGACATCAATACGTTTCCCCGTTTGTTTTATGAAGGACAGGAGGAAAGTTTACCTTAGTGGAGAAGCTTATTTTGAAGTTACGAAGAATGCTTCGGCTCCATTTCATGTGTATGTGGAAGGAGGGGAGGTTACCGTGTTAGGGACAAGTTTTAACGTTTCAGCTTATAAGGAAGATGCTATATGGCAGACTACTTTAGTTAGTGGACGAGTACAAGTGGTGACCGATGATAGTAAAGTTGTTGTGAAACCAACAGAGCAGTATTCGATAGATCGGCAAACAGGAGAAAGGGTGTTGAAAGAGGTGGATACGGAATTGTATACCTCATGGGTAGATGGGAAATTTTACTTTAGTGCTTATGCTTTCGAGGATATAGTTAGAAAGTTAGAGCGTTGGTATGATTTTACCATGAATTATCAAGACGAGGAGATTAAACGGATGCATTTTTCCGGAACGATTAATAAACATCGTCCTTTAAATGAAGTGTTACAATTTTTGGAAAAAACGACAGATATTCATTTTGAAATTTCCGGAAAGAATATAACCGTGAGTAAAATAAAAAAGGGATAA
- a CDS encoding SusC/RagA family TonB-linked outer membrane protein has translation MKLIAFFLFAGLCQVSATAFGQRETVTFSRDAMTLEEIFTTIRKQLQYDIFYSNEELDTHQKIQLSARKMNVEGVLKEILKGKYSYEFIEKTIVIRPLRKIGVEQEQENVIKGKVVDVHGKPLPGVTIRVDSTSLGCSSNVDGEFELTLRQDKGHLVFSFIGFKTKRVAFTRGKFLSVTLEEEVTEMEEVIVNGMFTQNRNSYTGSVTTMKGEDILAVSNTNLLKAISVLSPGLRLVENNEMGSNPNYIPEIIIRGTTSIASQGEYGLNTPLIILDGVEISITQLYDLDIYEIERVDVLKDASATSIYGEKAANGVIVIERKKVTDKNIRVRYNFVPGFEFPDVDSYDYCNAAQKLELERLAGLYNTADGSLDESYNEKFKRIQKGADTDWMAKPLRNSTSFSHSLSMTGRGAGMDYGVTANFSDKRGVMKGDYRNNYGLSFYFSYRLVDRLTITYRADINKTDTKASPYGSFTEFVKINPYDTPFNAYGEWNKKLSYDFRNPLYDASTSSFDKSESKTITNNLTLRWDIWKGFYLTGSFSYSLSDSQSDKFVSPDHSSFETETDPGKRGSYFISNMRGKSWQARIGLTYSKTLSDNGSILTLNVGANANKSNSNSNSFSGIGFLKGNLTDMAFANSYPTNGQPSGSESLSSSVGVFGNLNIIFLNRYFVDGSYRVSGSSKFGKDRRFAPFWSVGIGWNAHNESFLSDLGWFDIFRIRGSVGYTGSVNFSDYQAITTYLYKQDNNYLISMGALPITMGNDRLKWQTTVKYNVGATLEMWEGRLSANFDIYKEDTKDLLLSISTPPSMGVTNVMDNLGETGNWGYEWSLSGLLIKSNQLYWRMGLSGHHTENKLKKISNSMKRQNDSAMRETGVAAPKVQLEEGESSTAIYAVPSLGIDPATGQEIFIKKDGSYTFSYDVKDKVALGNTVPFLQGALTTSVGYKGFSISAAMTFTFGGDIYNTTRASKVERINPQENVDVRAFTERWKKPGDVVHYTALTDTKSYVHSERFIERKNEVFLSSLNFSYEFKREWVKKIGLNKLRIGVGFSDVLRMSTVKYERGTAYPYSKGYNFTISPTF, from the coding sequence ATGAAATTGATTGCTTTTTTCCTTTTTGCGGGATTATGTCAGGTGAGTGCAACGGCTTTTGGACAACGGGAAACCGTAACATTTTCACGTGATGCGATGACTTTGGAAGAGATCTTTACGACGATCCGAAAACAATTACAGTATGATATTTTTTATAGTAACGAGGAACTGGATACTCATCAAAAAATTCAGTTGTCTGCTAGAAAAATGAATGTTGAGGGGGTGTTGAAAGAAATTCTTAAAGGAAAGTATTCCTATGAATTTATCGAGAAGACTATTGTCATTCGTCCTTTAAGAAAAATTGGAGTAGAACAGGAACAAGAAAATGTGATCAAAGGGAAAGTTGTAGATGTTCATGGAAAACCGCTTCCAGGAGTGACAATCCGAGTGGATAGTACGAGTTTAGGTTGTTCTTCGAATGTGGATGGAGAGTTTGAATTAACTTTAAGACAGGATAAAGGTCATTTGGTTTTTAGTTTTATTGGTTTTAAGACTAAACGAGTGGCTTTTACACGAGGCAAATTTCTTTCGGTGACATTGGAAGAGGAAGTGACGGAGATGGAAGAAGTCATTGTGAATGGAATGTTTACTCAAAATAGGAATAGTTATACCGGATCGGTGACAACGATGAAGGGAGAAGATATCTTGGCCGTGTCGAATACAAATTTATTGAAGGCAATTTCTGTGCTTTCTCCTGGCTTGCGACTTGTTGAAAATAATGAAATGGGATCGAATCCGAATTATATTCCGGAAATTATTATTCGAGGTACGACCTCTATCGCCAGTCAGGGAGAATATGGGTTGAATACTCCATTAATTATTTTGGATGGTGTGGAGATTTCTATTACTCAGTTGTATGATTTGGATATTTATGAGATTGAGCGGGTGGATGTTTTGAAAGACGCTTCAGCTACTTCAATATATGGAGAAAAGGCTGCCAATGGAGTTATTGTTATAGAGCGGAAAAAAGTTACGGACAAAAATATTCGGGTTCGTTATAATTTTGTTCCCGGTTTTGAGTTTCCGGATGTTGATTCTTACGATTATTGTAATGCGGCTCAAAAGTTGGAATTGGAACGTTTAGCTGGTTTATATAATACGGCTGATGGTAGTCTGGATGAAAGTTATAATGAAAAGTTCAAGCGTATACAAAAAGGTGCTGATACGGATTGGATGGCAAAGCCTTTGAGAAATTCGACTTCTTTTAGTCATTCGTTGAGTATGACTGGACGAGGTGCGGGAATGGATTATGGGGTAACAGCTAATTTTTCGGATAAACGAGGAGTAATGAAAGGGGATTACCGGAATAATTATGGTTTGTCTTTTTATTTTTCTTACCGGTTGGTAGATCGCCTTACGATTACTTATCGTGCCGATATAAACAAGACAGATACGAAAGCTTCGCCTTATGGCAGTTTTACAGAATTCGTGAAAATTAATCCTTATGATACTCCATTTAATGCTTATGGTGAGTGGAATAAGAAACTTTCTTATGATTTCAGGAATCCGTTATATGATGCCTCGACGAGTAGTTTTGATAAATCGGAGAGTAAGACGATCACGAATAATCTGACATTACGTTGGGATATCTGGAAAGGTTTTTATTTGACCGGATCTTTTAGTTACTCGTTATCAGATTCGCAATCAGATAAATTTGTGTCACCCGATCATAGTTCCTTCGAGACGGAAACAGATCCAGGTAAACGAGGAAGTTATTTTATCTCCAATATGAGAGGGAAAAGCTGGCAGGCACGTATTGGATTAACATACAGCAAAACTTTGAGTGATAACGGTTCGATATTGACATTGAATGTGGGTGCTAATGCGAATAAGAGCAATAGCAATAGTAATAGTTTTTCTGGAATTGGTTTTTTGAAAGGGAATTTGACAGATATGGCTTTTGCCAATAGTTACCCGACTAATGGGCAGCCGAGTGGGAGTGAATCCTTGAGTTCTTCTGTTGGTGTGTTTGGTAATTTGAATATAATTTTTCTGAATCGTTATTTTGTAGATGGATCTTACCGTGTTTCCGGTTCTTCGAAATTTGGAAAAGATCGACGATTTGCTCCTTTCTGGTCTGTTGGGATAGGGTGGAATGCGCACAATGAATCGTTTTTGTCCGACTTGGGATGGTTTGATATTTTTAGAATTCGAGGTAGTGTAGGATATACCGGTAGTGTGAATTTTTCCGATTACCAAGCGATCACGACTTATCTGTATAAACAGGATAATAATTATCTGATTAGTATGGGAGCTTTACCGATTACTATGGGAAACGATCGTTTGAAATGGCAGACGACGGTAAAATATAATGTAGGAGCGACATTAGAAATGTGGGAAGGACGATTAAGTGCTAATTTTGATATTTATAAGGAAGACACGAAAGATTTGTTACTTTCGATTTCAACGCCTCCTTCTATGGGAGTGACAAACGTGATGGATAATTTGGGTGAGACAGGAAACTGGGGGTACGAGTGGTCATTATCGGGTTTATTGATAAAATCGAATCAATTGTATTGGCGAATGGGGCTTTCCGGGCATCATACGGAGAATAAATTGAAGAAAATCAGTAATTCGATGAAACGTCAAAATGACAGTGCGATGCGGGAGACGGGAGTTGCTGCGCCTAAAGTGCAGTTGGAAGAGGGGGAATCATCAACGGCAATTTATGCCGTGCCTTCACTGGGAATAGACCCCGCGACGGGACAGGAGATTTTCATTAAAAAAGATGGTTCTTACACGTTCTCTTATGATGTAAAGGATAAAGTTGCGTTGGGAAATACTGTTCCTTTTTTGCAGGGAGCTTTAACAACTTCCGTGGGGTATAAGGGATTTAGTATTTCGGCGGCAATGACGTTTACTTTCGGTGGAGATATTTATAATACAACTCGGGCTAGTAAAGTGGAGCGGATTAATCCTCAGGAAAATGTGGATGTACGTGCTTTTACCGAGAGATGGAAGAAACCCGGAGATGTTGTTCATTATACTGCACTTACGGATACCAAGAGTTACGTTCATTCAGAACGATTTATAGAACGGAAAAATGAAGTTTTTCTTTCTTCATTGAATTTCTCGTATGAATTTAAACGAGAATGGGTAAAGAAAATCGGGTTGAATAAATTAAGAATCGGGGTTGGATTTTCGGATGTGTTAAGAATGTCAACCGTGAAGTATGAGCGAGGTACGGCTTATCCTTATAGTAAAGGGTACAATTTTACGATTAGTCCAACTTTTTAA
- a CDS encoding RagB/SusD family nutrient uptake outer membrane protein translates to MRKYCILFLSLFFLVACDDFLSVKPKAEIVEHVYFDTPEGFEDALYGAYSTLSASALYGEYLSWGLLDVFAQYYKKNSINDNVKSMLILEHEKLRSYYNLIWNKGYETIGYVNNVLRNLERKSENSMHYYKLYKGEALGLRAYLHFDLLRLFAPHVGSKPNAQGIPYVTIYEVAVSPFKTVSEVYDLVIKDLKEAELLLQEDETLLVYPRKFVLNDGFATCREIHFNLYAAQALLARVYWMKGDLENALIYAKKVIDSGKFPLEDKLNIRSFMAGTITEKEAVWGVYTTQILDNVKKNFYTYDMTYTWLPADDNTALYSVAQEDGNDMRGNDWFRILIGEEESDRIVRCMKIVNETKISNPGAYTSKSIEGINMIRIPEMYLIAAEALLESDPDEAQKYFDTFIVSRGLFKYKDRPGSPQVTLEDIVKERRKEFVQEGQYFYTLKRGNMDIYVDALKTTLQGTDELYTFIIPDEEFEYRYTEADEQ, encoded by the coding sequence ATGAGAAAATATTGTATATTATTTTTATCCCTGTTCTTTTTGGTGGCTTGTGATGACTTTTTGAGTGTCAAGCCCAAGGCTGAGATCGTGGAACACGTGTATTTTGATACTCCGGAAGGATTTGAAGATGCATTGTACGGGGCGTATTCGACCTTAAGTGCTTCTGCTCTATATGGTGAATATTTGAGTTGGGGGTTATTGGATGTTTTTGCCCAGTATTATAAGAAAAATTCGATCAATGATAACGTGAAGTCGATGTTGATTTTGGAGCACGAGAAGTTGAGAAGTTATTATAATTTAATATGGAATAAGGGATACGAGACAATCGGGTACGTGAATAATGTATTGCGTAATTTGGAACGGAAGAGCGAAAATTCGATGCACTATTATAAACTTTATAAAGGGGAAGCATTAGGTTTACGGGCTTACCTGCACTTTGATTTATTGCGCTTGTTTGCTCCTCACGTGGGTTCAAAGCCTAACGCACAGGGGATTCCTTACGTGACGATTTACGAGGTTGCAGTATCACCTTTCAAAACCGTGTCAGAAGTTTATGATTTGGTAATAAAGGATTTAAAGGAGGCAGAATTGTTATTGCAAGAGGATGAGACGTTACTTGTTTATCCCAGAAAATTTGTGCTAAATGATGGTTTCGCCACGTGTCGGGAGATTCATTTTAATTTGTATGCCGCGCAGGCTCTTTTGGCAAGAGTTTATTGGATGAAAGGTGATTTGGAGAACGCTTTAATATATGCCAAGAAAGTGATTGATTCAGGTAAATTTCCGTTGGAGGATAAATTGAATATACGGAGTTTTATGGCTGGGACGATAACGGAAAAGGAGGCTGTCTGGGGTGTTTATACAACTCAGATATTGGATAATGTAAAAAAGAATTTTTACACGTATGATATGACATACACTTGGTTGCCGGCTGATGATAATACGGCTCTTTATTCCGTGGCACAGGAAGATGGGAATGATATGCGCGGGAATGATTGGTTTCGTATTTTGATTGGGGAAGAGGAGTCGGACAGGATTGTGCGATGTATGAAAATTGTGAATGAGACGAAAATAAGTAATCCGGGCGCATATACTTCCAAAAGTATTGAAGGAATTAATATGATTCGGATTCCTGAAATGTATTTAATTGCAGCAGAGGCATTATTGGAGAGTGATCCGGACGAGGCTCAAAAATATTTTGATACTTTTATCGTGTCGCGGGGATTATTTAAATACAAGGATCGACCGGGATCTCCCCAAGTGACTCTTGAAGATATTGTAAAAGAACGACGTAAAGAGTTTGTACAGGAAGGTCAGTATTTTTACACGTTGAAACGGGGGAATATGGATATTTACGTGGATGCATTGAAAACGACTTTACAAGGGACGGATGAGTTGTACACGTTTATTATTCCTGATGAAGAATTTGAGTACAGGTATACGGAGGCCGATGAACAATAA
- a CDS encoding DUF4843 domain-containing protein has product MKVLALNYITFVVVVMSMAGLYSCSTDYMAYDVELKDGIYFASDSLNYQFGMQKGEDFAYDMTVRVLGTPKDHDRVFGVELVADETTAKEGLHYELSKSFIIPANKIIGKISFVLHRYLDPEITQHPFVIKMKLVENDDFRLVMGNECKLEFSDTELPRPRWWSERHFGPYSQMLMMDIYNYYWDLETTHPLLFERIVEEYGRNLEKAYSFPYQQEIAFIKYVITPAYEYYQEHPHPKVDLPDPSTLL; this is encoded by the coding sequence ATGAAAGTGTTAGCATTAAATTATATAACGTTTGTAGTCGTGGTGATGAGTATGGCGGGGCTGTATTCATGTAGCACGGACTATATGGCTTATGATGTGGAATTAAAAGATGGTATTTATTTTGCATCAGATTCATTAAACTATCAATTCGGAATGCAAAAGGGAGAGGATTTTGCTTATGATATGACTGTGCGTGTGTTGGGGACTCCTAAAGATCATGATCGAGTATTTGGAGTGGAATTAGTTGCAGATGAGACTACGGCAAAAGAGGGATTGCATTACGAGTTATCCAAAAGTTTTATCATTCCGGCAAATAAAATTATCGGTAAAATTTCTTTTGTGTTGCATCGTTATCTTGATCCGGAAATAACACAACATCCCTTTGTGATTAAAATGAAGTTGGTTGAGAATGATGATTTTCGGTTGGTTATGGGGAATGAGTGTAAACTTGAATTTTCCGATACGGAATTGCCGCGTCCGAGATGGTGGAGTGAAAGACATTTTGGTCCTTATTCCCAAATGTTGATGATGGATATTTATAATTATTACTGGGATTTGGAGACAACTCATCCCCTGTTGTTCGAACGAATCGTCGAGGAATACGGGCGTAATTTGGAGAAGGCATATAGTTTCCCTTACCAGCAGGAAATAGCGTTCATCAAGTACGTGATTACTCCGGCTTATGAATATTATCAAGAACACCCACATCCGAAAGTTGATTTGCCTGATCCGTCAACTTTGCTTTAA